A DNA window from bacterium contains the following coding sequences:
- the cpaB gene encoding Flp pilus assembly protein CpaB produces MRTTLTGLTSRRPFTLLGIVLALLVIAAFVLVALNAGTASSSPPLTVVVAAKELPPRLPIEAASLELKAIPVPLGYPKLYFTKIQDVQGMIPLVTIVPGQAVTSSDVAKPSEALGSQSAYLPIPAGFVALTIPTSEQQGVADYIQPDDYISVIATVSSSGKVASKTIFTNLHVIRVGMQASSGTSAASTASSLTVVVSECQAEVITWFLTYASLKYSLESFHDYLGPGSQTPDPGCPTVTAARGVTLQTIQAAYPSLF; encoded by the coding sequence GTGCGCACGACTCTGACCGGCCTGACGTCGCGGAGGCCGTTCACCCTCCTGGGCATTGTGCTGGCTTTGCTCGTGATCGCCGCCTTCGTCCTCGTCGCTCTCAACGCTGGGACGGCGTCCAGCAGTCCCCCTCTGACCGTGGTCGTGGCCGCCAAGGAACTCCCGCCCAGGCTGCCGATCGAAGCCGCTTCGCTGGAGCTGAAGGCCATTCCGGTGCCGTTGGGCTATCCCAAGCTCTACTTCACCAAGATCCAGGACGTGCAGGGCATGATCCCGCTGGTCACCATCGTGCCGGGGCAGGCCGTGACCTCCAGCGACGTCGCCAAGCCAAGCGAGGCACTGGGCTCGCAGTCGGCATACCTGCCGATCCCCGCCGGCTTTGTCGCACTGACCATTCCGACGAGCGAGCAGCAGGGCGTCGCCGACTATATCCAGCCTGATGACTACATCTCCGTGATCGCGACCGTCTCGTCCAGCGGCAAGGTCGCGTCGAAGACCATCTTCACCAACCTTCATGTGATCCGGGTTGGGATGCAGGCGAGCTCGGGCACGTCGGCCGCATCGACCGCAAGCAGCCTGACCGTGGTCGTGTCCGAGTGTCAGGCCGAGGTCATCACGTGGTTCCTGACCTACGCTTCCCTCAAGTACTCCCTGGAGTCGTTCCACGATTACCTCGGGCCCGGCAGCCAGACCCCGGATCCCGGGTGCCCGACGGTCACGGCCGCCAGGGGCGTGACCTTGCAGACCATACAGGCGGCTTACCCGTCGCTTTTCTAG
- a CDS encoding type II secretion system F family protein: MFLIALSAGVICGAIVVTYFVALDQNQAAAAATNGSWAAPAPRQTLVKRLESLVRPFTARLPARAAGQLRQKLSRAGDPGGLTPAGFQAVRYSLAALVAIVGLGTGLLLPLPIPTLVLAPITGAVAAFLGYVAPSLWLEQRIAERRQQVQRSLAEATDLLTLVVESGMSLDEGLLSITERFHNALGDEIGKVLREIRLGRPRMSALEHMAEATGVGDLHHLVESIVQSDQMGVPIARLLRVQATEMRRRQRQTAQERAAQASSRMVFPMVGCIFPVLWIVLLGPAIIQILKSVH, from the coding sequence ATGTTCCTCATCGCGCTTTCCGCCGGTGTCATCTGCGGCGCCATCGTGGTGACGTACTTCGTCGCCCTCGACCAGAACCAGGCGGCCGCGGCGGCGACCAACGGTTCCTGGGCGGCGCCGGCGCCCAGGCAGACGCTGGTCAAACGGCTCGAATCACTGGTGCGGCCGTTCACCGCGCGCCTGCCGGCGCGAGCAGCAGGTCAGCTGCGCCAGAAGTTGAGCCGCGCCGGCGATCCGGGCGGCCTCACCCCAGCGGGATTCCAGGCCGTGCGGTACAGCCTTGCCGCCCTCGTCGCCATCGTCGGGCTCGGGACCGGTTTGCTGCTCCCGCTTCCGATTCCAACCCTGGTGCTGGCGCCGATCACCGGCGCGGTCGCCGCTTTTCTCGGTTACGTGGCGCCGAGCCTGTGGCTCGAGCAGAGAATCGCCGAGCGCCGGCAGCAGGTCCAGCGCTCCCTGGCTGAGGCGACAGACCTGTTGACCCTGGTCGTCGAGTCGGGCATGAGCCTGGACGAAGGTCTGCTCAGCATCACGGAGCGGTTCCACAACGCTTTGGGAGATGAGATTGGCAAGGTGCTGCGGGAGATACGGCTCGGCCGCCCCCGGATGAGCGCCTTGGAGCACATGGCCGAGGCCACCGGCGTTGGCGACCTGCATCACCTGGTCGAATCGATCGTCCAGTCAGACCAGATGGGGGTTCCGATCGCGCGACTCCTGAGGGTTCAGGCGACCGAGATGCGAAGACGCCAGCGCCAGACCGCGCAGGAGCGCGCGGCACAGGCGTCGTCGCGCATGGTGTTCCCGATGGTCGGATGCATCTTCCCGGTGCTGTGGATCGTCCTGCTCGGGCCGGCGATCATCCAGATCCTGAAGTCCGTCCATTGA
- a CDS encoding MerR family transcriptional regulator produces MHLPGAVDRPARAGDHPDPEVRPLMSHRLGPHAPQPSFNDLDKPLYTISVAAEILETHPRTLMLYEDAHLIDPHRTSTNRRRYSQRDISKVQVIQHLTREKGVTLAGVRHILSLFEVMKSHRVEPPADLREIFDRYAQII; encoded by the coding sequence ATGCATCTTCCCGGTGCTGTGGATCGTCCTGCTCGGGCCGGCGATCATCCAGATCCTGAAGTCCGTCCATTGATGAGCCACCGACTCGGGCCGCACGCCCCGCAACCGTCGTTCAACGATCTCGACAAGCCGCTGTACACGATCAGCGTCGCGGCCGAGATCCTCGAGACCCATCCACGCACGCTGATGCTCTACGAAGACGCGCACCTGATCGACCCGCATCGCACCAGCACGAACCGGCGCCGCTACTCACAGCGGGACATCAGCAAGGTTCAGGTCATCCAGCACCTGACGCGCGAGAAGGGGGTCACGCTGGCGGGTGTGCGGCACATTCTGAGCCTGTTCGAAGTGATGAAGAGTCACCGGGTGGAACCGCCGGCCGACCTGCGCGAAATCTTCGACCGGTACGCTCAGATCATCTAG
- the rsfS gene encoding ribosome silencing factor, translating to MSRSRARCRRRSPATSPPTACTRIIDRLNARTRGLTSLQLARLLRDAAVEKKAWDPVVLDVRDKTSVADYFVVCEGETDRQVRAIADAMVEAARAKQLKAIAVDGYGDATWVLLDFDAVLAHVFLPGERSYYDLESLWAPAAKRRRNAASG from the coding sequence GTGAGCCGGTCGAGGGCAAGGTGCCGGCGGCGGTCGCCCGCTACATCACCACCCACCGCCTGTACACGGATAATCGATAGGTTGAATGCCCGGACCAGAGGATTGACATCATTGCAGCTGGCTCGCCTGCTGCGTGATGCGGCAGTCGAGAAGAAGGCGTGGGACCCTGTCGTCCTCGACGTGCGGGACAAGACTTCGGTCGCCGATTACTTCGTCGTGTGCGAAGGGGAGACCGACCGCCAGGTCCGAGCCATCGCCGATGCCATGGTCGAGGCGGCCCGGGCCAAGCAGCTGAAAGCGATCGCGGTCGACGGCTACGGCGACGCCACGTGGGTCCTGCTCGACTTCGACGCCGTGCTCGCGCACGTGTTCCTGCCGGGCGAGCGGTCGTACTACGACCTCGAAAGCCTGTGGGCGCCCGCCGCGAAAAGGCGCAGGAACGCCGCCAGCGGCTAG
- the nadD gene encoding nicotinate (nicotinamide) nucleotide adenylyltransferase: MKIGLLGGTFDPIHFGHLAAAGSAMECAGLDGVIFVPSAAPPHRAAAVAPAERRLAMCELAIEGHSGFAVSDVEFRRQGPSYTVDTLSELGRLHPRDELFLILGWDAAKLFRTWHEPGRVLTLARVVVVSRPGTSSPQAADLEAAGLDADRVVLCLRATPDISGSSLRRAIAAGEPVEGKVPAAVARYITTHRLYTDNR, from the coding sequence ATGAAGATCGGACTTCTGGGCGGCACCTTCGACCCGATCCATTTCGGGCACCTGGCCGCGGCGGGATCCGCGATGGAGTGCGCGGGCCTCGACGGCGTCATCTTCGTCCCCAGCGCGGCGCCGCCCCATCGCGCCGCGGCGGTGGCGCCGGCGGAGCGGCGCCTTGCGATGTGCGAGCTGGCAATCGAAGGCCACTCCGGCTTTGCCGTCTCCGACGTCGAGTTCCGCCGGCAGGGACCGTCGTACACGGTGGACACGCTGTCCGAGCTGGGCCGGCTCCACCCGCGGGACGAGCTGTTCCTCATCCTGGGTTGGGACGCCGCGAAGCTCTTTCGCACCTGGCACGAACCCGGCCGGGTGCTCACCCTGGCGAGGGTGGTCGTGGTGAGCCGGCCCGGGACCAGCTCCCCCCAGGCCGCCGACCTCGAGGCCGCGGGCCTCGATGCCGATCGTGTCGTCCTCTGCCTTCGCGCCACGCCGGACATCTCGGGGAGCTCGCTTCGGCGCGCGATCGCGGCCGGTGAGCCGGTCGAGGGCAAGGTGCCGGCGGCGGTCGCCCGCTACATCACCACCCACCGCCTGTACACGGATAATCGATAG
- the obgE gene encoding GTPase ObgE translates to MRGGHGGKGSASFRHEPFVPRGGPDGGDGGRGGSVSLRATTEVSDLSLYVRRSRWQAEAGADGAGGRKTGRRGADVVLEVPVGTLALDADGALIADLDHPGAESVVAKGGDGGRGNVHFKSSTRRAPDYAEPGLKGEECSLTLDLKLIADVGLVGPPNAGKSSLLSSLTAARPRVAAFPFTTLDPELGVAESSGGRMVIADIPGLIEGAATGAGLGMRFLRHVERTKILVYVLDGSSPNPWKDLETVRREVEQFSADLARRPSLVALNKLDLEPTRRLRARSRRKGVRFISALTGEGLPELLDAIVATLASAPEPPVPGRAPAIKLPVGESSAALVVERQPDGFAVRGHRVERLVERTDLESEGALARFQAELDRLGVNAALESAGVQPGDTVRIAGVEFEYQP, encoded by the coding sequence GTGCGTGGCGGGCATGGCGGCAAGGGCTCGGCATCTTTTCGACATGAGCCGTTCGTGCCCCGCGGAGGGCCTGACGGCGGTGACGGCGGGCGGGGCGGGTCGGTCTCGCTGCGCGCGACCACCGAGGTTTCAGACCTGTCGCTCTACGTACGGCGCTCACGCTGGCAGGCCGAGGCCGGCGCCGACGGCGCGGGCGGCCGCAAGACCGGGCGCCGAGGCGCTGACGTCGTGTTGGAGGTGCCGGTCGGGACCCTTGCGCTCGACGCGGATGGCGCCCTGATCGCCGATCTCGACCATCCGGGCGCTGAAAGCGTCGTCGCCAAAGGTGGCGACGGGGGAAGAGGCAACGTCCATTTCAAGAGCTCGACCCGGCGTGCCCCTGATTACGCGGAGCCGGGCCTCAAGGGCGAGGAGTGCTCGCTCACGCTCGACCTCAAGCTCATCGCCGACGTCGGGTTGGTGGGCCCGCCCAACGCCGGCAAGTCCTCCCTCCTCAGCTCCCTGACCGCCGCCCGCCCAAGAGTCGCCGCGTTTCCGTTCACGACGCTCGACCCTGAGCTGGGTGTGGCTGAGTCGTCCGGTGGGCGAATGGTGATCGCCGACATCCCCGGCCTCATCGAGGGGGCGGCCACCGGCGCCGGACTGGGGATGCGGTTCCTCCGCCACGTCGAGCGGACCAAGATCCTGGTTTACGTCCTCGACGGCTCTTCGCCGAATCCCTGGAAGGATTTGGAGACCGTGCGCCGGGAGGTGGAGCAGTTTTCAGCCGACCTGGCCCGCCGCCCATCGCTCGTCGCGCTCAACAAGCTCGACCTCGAACCGACGCGGCGCCTTCGAGCCCGCTCGCGCCGCAAGGGGGTGCGGTTCATCTCGGCCTTGACCGGTGAAGGCTTGCCGGAGCTTTTGGACGCGATCGTGGCCACGCTGGCGAGCGCGCCCGAGCCCCCGGTGCCGGGCCGGGCGCCGGCCATCAAGCTGCCGGTCGGCGAGAGCAGCGCCGCCCTGGTGGTGGAGCGCCAGCCGGACGGTTTCGCGGTGCGCGGCCATCGCGTCGAGCGGCTGGTCGAACGCACCGACCTCGAGTCGGAGGGCGCGCTGGCTCGCTTCCAGGCCGAGCTGGACCGCCTTGGGGTCAACGCCGCGCTGGAGTCGGCGGGCGTCCAGCCCGGTGACACGGTGCGAATCGCGGGCGTCGAGTTCGAGTATCAGCCCTGA
- a CDS encoding 50S ribosomal protein L27, whose amino-acid sequence MAHKKGGGSSRNGRDSKPQMLGVKIYGGQAVDAGAILVRQRGTRIAPGTGVGLGRDHTLFALVAGQVRYERVGKDGKRVNIEQNDQN is encoded by the coding sequence TTGGCGCATAAGAAAGGCGGCGGCTCATCCCGCAACGGGCGCGACTCCAAACCGCAGATGCTGGGCGTCAAGATCTACGGCGGCCAGGCGGTCGACGCCGGCGCGATCCTGGTCAGGCAGCGCGGGACTCGGATCGCTCCGGGCACGGGCGTGGGCCTGGGACGCGACCACACCCTGTTCGCCCTCGTCGCCGGCCAGGTCCGCTACGAGCGCGTGGGCAAGGACGGCAAGCGCGTCAACATCGAGCAGAACGACCAGAACTAA
- the rplU gene encoding 50S ribosomal protein L21, whose protein sequence is MRPRRWRGWSACSPRSGESCGWRGAGPLSSLLVQLLAVPKPDASLSAVVVSGGKQYRVAPGDQILVDRLAAEPGSSLKLDRVLLLRDGDDIKVGSPAVDGLEVEAKVLAHRRGPRIESLRYKSKKRVRVHRGGRADLTALQILAVGGLTVATGTELKVEGDHPASGLAPKVVKAKVAPKKKAVAELKAQAAETVQEVKAQDAAAPAKRVTRTAKKAPTPAKETK, encoded by the coding sequence ATGCGGCCGCGCCGGTGGCGGGGGTGGTCCGCCTGCAGCCCTAGGTCGGGCGAATCATGCGGATGGAGGGGAGCCGGTCCCCTTTCATCGCTCTTGGTACAATTGCTCGCCGTGCCCAAACCTGATGCTTCGTTGTCGGCCGTCGTCGTCAGCGGTGGAAAGCAGTACCGGGTGGCGCCGGGCGACCAGATCCTGGTCGACCGCCTTGCCGCCGAGCCGGGTTCATCGCTGAAACTCGACCGCGTCCTGCTGCTTCGAGATGGAGATGACATCAAGGTCGGGTCGCCGGCCGTCGACGGCCTCGAGGTCGAAGCCAAGGTGCTCGCTCACCGGCGCGGACCGCGCATCGAGAGCCTGCGCTACAAGTCCAAGAAGCGGGTCCGCGTTCACCGGGGTGGGCGCGCCGACCTGACCGCCCTTCAGATCCTGGCCGTCGGTGGCTTGACCGTCGCGACCGGGACCGAGCTCAAGGTGGAAGGTGATCACCCCGCATCCGGCCTCGCCCCTAAAGTGGTGAAGGCGAAGGTCGCGCCGAAGAAGAAGGCCGTGGCCGAGCTCAAGGCTCAAGCGGCCGAAACCGTTCAAGAAGTTAAGGCGCAGGACGCCGCGGCGCCGGCCAAGCGCGTGACGCGAACGGCGAAGAAGGCGCCGACCCCGGCCAAGGAGACCAAATAG
- the rodA gene encoding rod shape-determining protein RodA, whose product MRPSTWHRLDHLQPVLVGMLAALGGMTLYSAHADWGRQALWVVLGAGAYAAASAFDYRRLRALAPGLYVTMLLLLVAVHLVGRTALGARRWLSVAGFPLEPSELSKLMIVLVLAGYLARHEKLSWRTFAGALLLVVPPACLILTQPDLGTAMVFVAVLLGMLFLGGARVSQLGLLAAAGAVAVPLLPHLLHGYQRRRLEIFLDPNQDPLGAGYNLLQARIAVGAGGLFGQGWLHGLQGQLGFVPERATDFVFAIFAEEFGLLGSLVLLALFGALLIRLLRSAAVAPDRFGELVAGGVLAMLAVQVVENVGMNIGLLPIAGIPLPLISYGGSATITTLAALGLVQSVMLRRRLVVHQDRLQYGDAAAPVAGVVRLQP is encoded by the coding sequence ATGAGGCCATCGACATGGCACCGGCTGGACCATCTGCAGCCGGTGCTGGTCGGGATGCTTGCGGCCCTGGGAGGGATGACGCTCTACAGCGCTCACGCCGACTGGGGCCGCCAGGCGCTGTGGGTGGTGCTCGGCGCGGGCGCATATGCCGCCGCGTCGGCTTTCGACTACCGCCGTCTGCGCGCCCTCGCACCCGGCCTGTACGTCACGATGCTCCTGCTTCTCGTTGCCGTGCATCTGGTCGGCCGCACCGCCCTGGGCGCGCGGCGCTGGCTTTCGGTGGCGGGCTTTCCCTTGGAGCCGTCGGAGCTTTCCAAGCTGATGATCGTGCTCGTCCTGGCCGGGTACCTGGCGCGGCACGAGAAGCTTTCCTGGCGCACGTTCGCCGGCGCGCTGCTGCTGGTGGTTCCGCCTGCCTGCCTGATCCTCACGCAGCCCGACCTGGGCACGGCCATGGTCTTCGTCGCCGTGCTCCTGGGCATGCTGTTCCTGGGCGGCGCGCGCGTGTCGCAGCTGGGTTTGCTCGCTGCGGCAGGGGCGGTGGCGGTGCCATTGCTTCCGCACCTGTTGCACGGCTATCAGCGGCGCCGGCTCGAGATCTTTCTCGACCCGAACCAGGACCCGCTGGGGGCGGGGTACAACCTGCTGCAGGCCCGCATCGCGGTCGGCGCGGGCGGCCTTTTCGGCCAGGGCTGGCTGCATGGCTTGCAGGGCCAGCTGGGATTCGTGCCCGAGCGGGCGACGGACTTCGTTTTCGCCATCTTCGCCGAGGAGTTCGGGCTTCTCGGCAGCCTCGTCCTGCTGGCCCTCTTCGGCGCGCTGCTCATCCGTCTGCTGCGCTCTGCCGCCGTAGCGCCAGATCGGTTTGGCGAGCTGGTCGCGGGCGGGGTGTTGGCGATGCTCGCGGTCCAGGTGGTCGAGAACGTGGGCATGAACATCGGCCTGCTGCCGATCGCGGGCATCCCGCTGCCGCTCATCTCGTATGGCGGCTCGGCGACGATCACCACGCTTGCCGCGCTCGGCCTGGTCCAGTCGGTGATGCTGCGCCGCCGGCTCGTCGTCCACCAGGACCGGCTCCAGTACGGCGATGCGGCCGCGCCGGTGGCGGGGGTGGTCCGCCTGCAGCCCTAG
- the mrdA gene encoding penicillin-binding protein 2: MIDPGRWVELGGATPRARWSARLVAAAALAVLAVGVLSVKLALLQVHDGARLAGLARANTVHRVVLEADRGIIYDRHGVPLVANSPVWELRVVPAQLPVDAVARTAELAELARIIGVPEERLAGTLAAADPYGAARVGTDLTQAQELAINERLPELAGVAIQRREVRTYVDPLIFGHVVGYVGPLDDSEVRELGRLGYQPDEVTGKVGVEAGLESQLRGKDGWADVEVDARGQVVKTLATQAAVPGLSVYLSLDAALQRATAQALAAGLVRDHKAAGASVVIDPRTGEVLALVSLPGYDTNLFTHGISKADYSRLISDPNRPLLNRAIAGQYAPGSTFKMVTATAGLQEGKITAQTLLSCPSYINVGGWIYHNWASYSLGDMNVAKALATSCDTFFYQVAAMVGDVTLARYARAYGFGETKGIEMPGVMPGLVPDRIWKQLRCGVPDLNADACRWTEGDTITLGIGQSYLLTTPLNQAVYAAALANGGQVLRPTLVHAVRDASGRVVQSEHAEVTGMVPASAANIQAVREGMREEINRPYNMNYWFRAAGVPADGGGKTGTAQWGGSGLDLPTHAWFVFFAPFAQPEIAMSVFVERGELSEVEAAPIAVQIMKFYRADRDAIRAS, encoded by the coding sequence TTGATCGATCCGGGCAGGTGGGTCGAGCTCGGCGGCGCCACCCCCCGGGCGCGCTGGTCGGCGCGGCTTGTCGCGGCCGCGGCGCTCGCGGTGCTCGCGGTCGGCGTGCTCTCGGTCAAGCTGGCGCTGCTGCAGGTCCACGACGGGGCGCGATTGGCCGGCCTCGCGCGCGCCAACACCGTGCACCGCGTCGTCCTCGAGGCCGACCGCGGCATCATCTACGACCGCCACGGCGTGCCCCTGGTCGCGAACAGCCCGGTCTGGGAGCTGCGGGTGGTGCCGGCGCAGCTGCCGGTGGACGCGGTCGCGCGGACGGCCGAGCTGGCCGAGCTCGCGCGCATCATCGGAGTGCCGGAGGAAAGGCTGGCCGGGACGCTGGCCGCCGCCGACCCATATGGAGCCGCGCGGGTCGGAACCGACCTCACCCAGGCGCAGGAGCTGGCAATCAACGAGCGGCTGCCCGAGCTGGCGGGCGTCGCCATCCAGCGGCGCGAGGTCAGGACGTATGTCGACCCGCTGATCTTCGGCCACGTGGTCGGATACGTCGGCCCGCTCGATGACTCAGAGGTCAGGGAGCTCGGGCGGCTCGGCTACCAGCCCGACGAGGTCACCGGCAAGGTCGGGGTCGAGGCCGGCCTCGAATCGCAGCTGCGCGGCAAGGACGGTTGGGCCGATGTCGAGGTCGACGCCCGCGGCCAGGTCGTGAAGACGCTTGCCACCCAAGCCGCCGTCCCGGGCCTCTCCGTCTATCTCAGCCTCGACGCCGCGCTGCAGAGGGCGACCGCACAGGCGCTGGCCGCGGGATTGGTCCGCGACCACAAGGCCGCGGGCGCCTCGGTGGTGATTGATCCCAGGACGGGCGAGGTGCTCGCGCTCGTGAGCCTGCCCGGATACGACACCAACCTGTTCACCCATGGGATCAGCAAAGCGGATTACAGCCGGCTCATCTCGGACCCCAACCGGCCGCTTTTGAACCGTGCCATCGCGGGCCAGTACGCGCCGGGATCCACGTTCAAGATGGTCACCGCGACCGCGGGCCTGCAGGAAGGCAAGATCACCGCCCAGACGCTGCTGAGCTGTCCGAGCTACATCAACGTCGGCGGCTGGATCTACCACAACTGGGCCAGCTACAGCCTTGGAGACATGAACGTCGCCAAGGCCCTCGCGACGTCGTGCGACACGTTCTTCTACCAGGTCGCGGCGATGGTCGGCGACGTGACGCTGGCCCGATACGCGCGGGCTTATGGGTTTGGCGAGACGAAGGGCATCGAGATGCCCGGGGTGATGCCGGGACTGGTGCCGGATCGGATCTGGAAGCAATTGCGGTGCGGCGTCCCCGACCTGAATGCCGACGCGTGCCGGTGGACCGAGGGCGACACGATCACGCTGGGCATCGGCCAGTCCTACCTGCTGACGACACCGCTCAACCAGGCCGTCTATGCCGCCGCGCTGGCCAACGGCGGACAGGTGCTTCGACCGACGTTGGTGCATGCGGTCCGCGACGCGTCCGGCCGCGTCGTCCAGTCGGAGCATGCGGAGGTCACCGGCATGGTGCCCGCGTCCGCCGCGAACATCCAGGCGGTGCGCGAGGGCATGCGAGAGGAGATCAACCGCCCGTACAACATGAATTACTGGTTCCGCGCGGCCGGCGTGCCGGCCGACGGCGGCGGCAAGACCGGGACCGCGCAGTGGGGCGGGAGCGGTCTGGATCTGCCGACCCATGCCTGGTTCGTTTTCTTCGCCCCCTTCGCCCAGCCGGAGATTGCGATGTCGGTCTTCGTCGAGCGGGGCGAGCTCTCCGAGGTGGAGGCGGCCCCCATCGCCGTGCAGATCATGAAGTTCTACCGCGCCGACCGCGACGCGATAAGAGCTTCGTAA
- the mreD gene encoding rod shape-determining protein MreD, translating to MRRLLGAGLLVAAVLVQVTWAPRLEVAGAFPNLALLAVIGVTWTTGVRAGLLWACVAGVLLDLTAPGPLGPHALALLAGAYLTGFWTRNLDRESPVHPALSAALSTALYSFILIGVDDTLGLPVPPLGVALQLAIAASVYNALLMPAALLLIRRLQAPIAGGVESA from the coding sequence ATGAGACGGCTGCTGGGGGCCGGCCTTTTGGTCGCCGCCGTGCTGGTGCAGGTGACCTGGGCGCCGCGCCTCGAGGTCGCGGGGGCGTTTCCCAACCTCGCGCTGCTGGCGGTGATCGGCGTCACCTGGACGACGGGCGTCCGCGCGGGGCTCCTCTGGGCATGCGTCGCGGGCGTGCTCCTCGATCTCACCGCCCCCGGTCCGCTCGGACCCCATGCGCTGGCCCTCCTCGCCGGTGCGTACCTCACCGGGTTCTGGACGCGCAACCTCGACCGCGAAAGCCCGGTGCACCCGGCCCTGTCGGCCGCGCTGAGCACGGCTCTCTACTCGTTCATCCTGATCGGCGTCGACGACACGCTCGGCCTCCCCGTGCCGCCGCTCGGCGTCGCGCTGCAGCTGGCGATCGCGGCGTCCGTCTACAACGCTCTCCTGATGCCCGCGGCCCTGCTCCTCATCCGCCGGCTCCAGGCGCCCATCGCGGGAGGGGTGGAGTCCGCTTGA